In the genome of Trypanosoma brucei gambiense DAL972 chromosome 11, complete sequence, the window GTCTAggtgtattttttctttttttacccttCTTTATATCTTTTGATTGTTTGTCTGTCCGTTTTATTTATATCCATTTTTAGACAAGTGGTTAATCCTCATTAATCACTTGTGTCagttccctcctcctcctcctccttttcgctcttctgttttcgttttatttttcctgttACTTGGAGAACACCCCGTACCAAAACCAACGCgatttctgtttgtttgtttgtttgttccatTTGGTGCATTTGTGTTCGAATGCAGGTTCATATGAAAATACTCACCTCTTTGCTCGGTTTGGTTTGATGTCGtttttattgctgttgttactgttttttgatgtttttctttttcttttcttcttctctctcctccctttctctcttccgttattattaccatcacCAACCACCATTCGTGTTCCCAGAAAAATACCTTTTGTTGAGGTTTAAGCGGCTTTGTGTActggttttccttttgtgcaTATATGTGTGCACGTGTGTTTCTGTGTTTCGGCTTGCCTCCAATAATTTCATCCCGCTCTCcccgctctttttttcttccccctccccttttgccattattcctttctttcgtAGCCTTCTTTTCGAGTTTCTCTTGGCCCATCCtcacgtttcttttttcttttgtttttttttttggttcaaTGCGGTGGAGTGAAGTGGCtcgaagggaaggggaaagaaagggaatgtAGAAGTGAAGGGGAGACTggagtaaaaggaaaaggaaaagggaagcggTGCGGTTTGGTGGATACAAATGTATTGAGTTTCTTAGGGCTCGAGGAGATGAACttgttttttgggggggggaggggacaTAAATATAAGAAATCAGGTGGAAGATACGGCAGGGGATTATTGAACTTCAAAAGAGGTTAGAGtcagagggaaaaggagtggcaatgataataataaaaataataataatatgggaAGAAGTGGTGTGAGGATGCAGACGAAACTAATGGAAGTGTACCACCCCGTCGTCGTATATAGTGTGAGTCAGTTTGTTGAAGAATCGTTAGGATGTTTCATAGGCTCATTAGACCAAGGCAGCAAACgttccttttttactttttttttcttttgtggagGGTTAAACAAGTAATGGTGGCAGCCTTGCGTCACCCTCATTCCACACCACTCTGCCAAATCACCCACACACCTTTACTATCCCATCCTGTATGGATTTACGAGAGTGCGCTGCGTATGAGAAGGGTTTAAGTCAGTTGCATGATAGTAAGCGATAATGATGTGGGTATAATGTTCTGTCCTCACAATTCATACGTCTCCTGCCctcagtattttttttctctctgctcCGCTATTTTCTCTCGCTACGTGCTAACATTTTGTTGGTGCACTTTGTTTGGTCTTGCGTGCAGTGGAATAATAGGAACCGCATTTTCTTTATTAGGGTAGATGCCGAGGCCACTCCGAGAACTGTTGGAGCGAAAGCAGGCAATAGAGGTTATCCCGGGTGTACTGTACTTCACTTCAGTGAGTGAGCGACTGCATGATATTGAAGCGGAACTTAATAATTCCCCCACCCCGCAGGAGGACACATGTAATGTCAACAGTGCGATGAAGGCGCCTAATTTTGGGGATTTTGCATTCGCGGCACCGCCTTCATTGCATTCGGAAAGTGTCCCCAGCGCGGCAATTCAAGGGGCGAACGTGATTGGGGAAGATCTTCAAGTGAAAATTCCTCACGGTTTCCGTGGCAGTGTCGCTAACAACGGTGCGTTTCAACGCCGCCTGCGTGAGCGCTTAGGTGAAGGCGGTGGCTGCTACGGGGTTCTGGAGGATGACGCATTTTATTTCACCCTTGGAAACGGACCGAGATTTCAGTACCAACCATTTTTTGCTGATTTCGGGCCCCTAGGACTCGACTGCGTTACTGCACTTTCGAGATACTTGAAATCGCTGTTGGAGTTGTGCGCTTCCTTCAGGTCCGACGACAATGATTCCAACCAAGAAATGAAGGCTTCACAGAATAATGTATTTGACTTTGTGCACTTCAATACAAATGAGTCGTTAAGCGGTGGCTTACTGTGGGGAGGTATAAGCGAACACGTTATTCCCGTCGTCTTCTGCAGTGGATTAGGCAACCATGAGCGAGCAAATGCCGCGTGCCTCCTTGCTTGCTTTTGTGTGGCTGGACTGCGCTGGAGTGCGGCTGAGACGTGGCGCATCTTTCAGGAGGCGTTTCCGCCGATTATAAGTTTCCGTGATGCAAGCTATGGCGTGTCAACCTTTCCGCTCTCCTTGTCGGACATCCTTGGCGGGCTGCAGCGTGCCGTGGAACTCGGTTGGTATGATCCCAAtacttttgatcttcaggaaTACGACAGGCTGCGCATTTATGACTGCTGTTGGATTATACCGAAAGCCTTGTTAACATTTTCTTCACCAGTAAGCGGGGATCCGAATCGGGACCCCGTGATGTATGCAAAACTGTTTCAGGAACTGAGGGTGGCGGGTGTCGTGCGTCTTAACGAGCCCCTCTACGATCGGCACGCGTTTCTTTCGCGCGGTATTCAGCACGAGGATTTGGAGTTTCCCGATGGAACCGCTCCGAACGATGCGATCATAAATCGATTTATGGAGGTGGTTGATCCCATTCTAAGCGTCCAACCGCCGGCGACGCACTCAGATGCGCGAAAGAGGGCAACAAAGGAGCGGGAAACATCGGATTCAGTGGACCTTCATCCGAAGGGCAGAGAAGATGTACGTTTTCGTGGGAGGCTGAAAAGCGACAGCCGCGGTGGTGCGGTCGCTGTGCACTGCCATGCTGGTTTGGGTCGAACAGGAACCATAGCATGCACATATATTATTAGGCGTTATGGCTTCACGGCCCGCGGTGCGGTCGGTTGGACAAGGTTGTGTCGTCCGGGGAGTGTAATGGGCGCACAACACATGTTTCTGGAGAAGTTCGAGCGGAGGCTATTGCGTCCCGTTAAATCGCTCGATTTTCTCCATGCTCAACGTCATTTGCGAGTTGTAGGGTCGGGTGTGGTTAGCCATCTTAGCGCTTACTCATACCAAACTCACAAACTGAGGCACACATCGTCCATGAATGAGTCTGTCACATCCTTATCGCTTTCGCTGTCAGGGCTCTCGGGGCACTCCACGCGCTCACCCTCTGGCCAATGTGAGCCCCTTTCCCTCGCAACTCCCGCTCCATCAGCGAACATGAATAGGGGGAAACGCCCTTCACGTGTCGTGATTCGTGGTCGTAACTCACAGTGTAGCACTTCGCAAGGGTCCCATGTGAATAACAACCGCCGCTCTCCCGTTGCCGAAGCTCTAAGAGCAAACCCCATTGCAGCATTACGAGCGCTGGTGACAAATAGCGGCAGAAGTCACAACTCCACAGACTTAGATAGAGAAGAAGTGCGCCGTCTTCCCGACGGCGGTTGTGGTGATTCTCTGGGGACAACTACTGTATCCGGTGTGCCGCTGCATTCATCACTTCAAAGTCGGCGTCCTCGTGGAAGAACCTCGTGTGTAACCCCACCGCGGGTACAAGCACTTGTAAATGAGTCGCGTCGTCACTTGAATGCGCGACTCAGTGTATTATCCGTTGGAAATGAGGGGAAAGGTACGAGCCCGGACGAAAGATATGATTTGGCTCCGGAAGTGAAGTGTTGTCTCCCAACCGCCGTCGGCCCCAAGGGTGAAAACCTCCTCGCAGTAAACGCCACTGCACTCGGGTTCTTCGCTGCAACAGGATGTACAAACGGAGGTGCGAACCCCTTCACACCACGTGTGTGTCACACATCCCCACGCGAGGCACGGGCTCTCCCTTCCGCTCAGTTTCAAAAAGGGGCAGCAGACCCCGGCTGGGGAGGGCGGGTTGTATTCCTCCAACCTTAAgatgttatttttgtgtgtgtccaTGCTCGCTGGTGAGATACTACGTGTGGTTTGTGCGTTGGCAAATGTGGAGGACCGGTATTTGTAGGTTTTGTTGTGGAGCGACTTCTGTAGTTGTGTGCACTTTGAATTTTCGCTTTACAACCTCTGCCGCTTTAaatcctctttttctttttgactGACTTAGAACGGGACATGCCCGTCTGTTGTTCAACAAATCCTTTGTTCCTAGTTTGCTTCTTCCATTTTACCCTCTTCTCTATGGGATCACTATAACAACTGGTGAGGGCCCTTTTGTAAACCCCGGAgttcccccccctcccttgtttttcctcattGTTGTGATCCCGctgttttctcccctctttttgtattttcttttgttcattATTCGGGCTCGTGGCGTCCTGCCCTAACGCATAGGCCAACATGTAATACATCCACTGCGTTGCATTTAATTGGAGTGCTTTTGTTCCTTCGACTTACatttccaccaccaccccttTTTGGCCCTGTTACCGCAACTCCATCCATTTCAGAAGTAAACTTTGTTCGAGCATTTCTACCGTATACCACGGTTCAGATAAAGTGAattcaaaagaaaacgtGGACCGAAGAAAAATACAAGGAATAAAGTGTGAATATATAGTTTTAGGTGCTCAGGTATGTATCGTTTTCCCCCCATTTCAATTctgttattgtttgtttgtttgtttttctttctgctgctttgtgTTCTTGTGGGTGTAGGGAGGGGTACCTTAAATTCTTAACAGTAACTCTTAAAAACCACCATCATTTGTGTAACCCAGTGGTTGTGCGCGTAGTcgccctttttcttccctcatgTCGTGTATGAAACTGTGTATCTGAAGgagtggaaaggaaagagagagggggggggagagacAAGATGCACCAATGATGCAGAGAAAATGACGTAAGTAAATTCTGTGATGGGCCTTTTTCCATTCAAGAAGACGGGATATACAACTCACATATTATGAAGCAACTGACTTGAGAAGCAGCACCGGTAAGATACGGCATGCATATACGCAGTGGGGACAACGTTTTGAGAGCATGCTTCCCAAGTAGTGAggttgcatatatatatatatatacaaatgtaCGTACATAAGTCTATTGAATAaagttctttgttttctcacacttttttattttctgtgttCTTTGCGCTTACTAAATTCTTGTCCGTTTGTCAATGCAATGTTGTTCTATATCACTCCCTTTCCTCATAGTGAAGTAATGAGAGTAGAGGAGCAACGTCAGTTGTTTCTAGCAGCGAAGGAGGCGCAGTTGGTGCGCAATGAGGCAACACAAATAATTCTATCAGATGCCTCCCACCACAGTGCTCTGCACGGTGCCTTCGTACGTGTGCTAGTGGAACTGCCAGATCAATCAGATAGCTACATCATAGCGCGTGTCGGAGCGGTTACGACGGGCGAACCATATGATGGATTTTCCCACAATACAAGCACTAGAACGGACAAGTATCTAGTTCTGGTGCTTCCACACAGTTTGGCGAGCATCAATGGGACGCAATACCAACTGAATAGTATCAGTAACTCACCAATGACGGAAGATGAGTTCAATCTCTGGCTCAGCACGATGCAAGAACCCGGAAGTGTGCCAGCTTGTGCGTACAGGGGCGTTGTTGAAGATACCGATGCCCATCTGTACCttgaaagcagcaaaatCCCCTCGAGGCAAGAGCTGCTTGCAATTGGGGGGCGCATTCACGCCCTGGGCTCAGCAGCCAGTCAAAACAGCAGGAACCCTAACAGTCGTCGACGACGCTCTAACAATGGGTCCTCGGAGCAATCGCTTCAGCAACCGGAGTGGATGCCAAAGGAACAACAGATGGCGATACCCAGGATCTCGAGTGGAAATGGCGCTACCTTGGGCTCTATCGCGGGGATGCAGGACTACAGCGCTTTTATGGCAAATCCTACTGGAGGTGCAGGACCTCAAAACGGTGCTAACTTCAATCATACTAACAGCGATCCCTTGCCATCGACGGCGGGAGTTACAGAAGGGACCAACGAGCCCTCATTATTCGTTGAACCGACAACGCCGCGGCCCGCGTCGGCAACAGAGCAGGAGCTAGATCTCCCGTCAAGACATCAAATCCGGCAAGACATTCTCAACAAACTGAATCACCGTAGTGTTGTCTTCCCGCAAAACATCGACGAATTAAAACTTTCACAGCTACGACTAGTGGAGCGGGATATGATTGAGTACCTTGAGCACGTACGCGATGTTCTCTCAAGCAAACAGGAAAACTGTGTCGTTTGTTTGGACCATGTGCCCACCGTCATATCGCTACCGTGTCGCCATAAGGTACTATGCCGTCTCTGTGCGTCGGCGGTTAGCACCTGCCCTGTGTGTCGCAGTCACTTGTTTGAACTGTTTGAGCCCAAAGAAATTTGATGCAAGCCCTCCTAGAAGGTCGCCGCACATCATTTCTCTGTTtacctttgcttctttttctgttcttcttccctttgttttaccTTCTCTATATTCTTCAATGGCCCATCGTCTCTCTTCCCATTCCCATCCCCAATAAACCCCCTACACGCATACACACTTAACAGCCTTATTGTTTTGGTTGCTGTTGTCAGTCCTTTGTTTTatccattttgttttctggcGTTTCTGCCGGACCTTGGTGCTTACAACGGCCGTTAGGCGGGTGGTGATGAGTGGGTAACATTAGAAGTGTTTGCGCATGTGCATCGAACtgtggggaaaagaaagggcagAGGAAcgagaaaaagacaaaaaggagaTGTGAAATAAGTGGACCAAGTAAActtaaaagaaagacaaaaatggGTAAAGTACCTTGTCAACATTGTGTGGAGCAATGCGAACGTGTGaatggaaaaaggaagaacaagGAAgtaaaatgcaaaaaaaaaaaaagtcaaaaagagaaaggggaaagaaacaagtTGTGCCAATGGAACTGAGTAGATCTACACAGTGCCACGTTGCAGAGAGGACCCGCCTGTGTGATCTGTACATTttcgtgtatatatatatatatatatatatatatcaatattTAAGACatgcctttgttttttttattgttgttcctCTGGGGAGCCGATGTTGTTACCTATAGCAATTTAGGGAACACTTTTCAATCTGTGCATGCCTGTGTTCGCTAGCGGTTCGCGTGGTTGGACCCCTTCTCTCGGACGTCAGATatacattattattattattttctttcttct includes:
- a CDS encoding tyrosine phosphatase, putative translates to MPRPLRELLERKQAIEVIPGVLYFTSVSERLHDIEAELNNSPTPQEDTCNVNSAMKAPNFGDFAFAAPPSLHSESVPSAAIQGANVIGEDLQVKIPHGFRGSVANNGAFQRRLRERLGEGGGCYGVLEDDAFYFTLGNGPRFQYQPFFADFGPLGLDCVTALSRYLKSLLELCASFRSDDNDSNQEMKASQNNVFDFVHFNTNESLSGGLLWGGISEHVIPVVFCSGLGNHERANAACLLACFCVAGLRWSAAETWRIFQEAFPPIISFRDASYGVSTFPLSLSDILGGLQRAVELGWYDPNTFDLQEYDRLRIYDCCWIIPKALLTFSSPVSGDPNRDPVMYAKLFQELRVAGVVRLNEPLYDRHAFLSRGIQHEDLEFPDGTAPNDAIINRFMEVVDPILSVQPPATHSDARKRATKERETSDSVDLHPKGREDVRFRGRLKSDSRGGAVAVHCHAGLGRTGTIACTYIIRRYGFTARGAVGWTRLCRPGSVMGAQHMFLEKFERRLLRPVKSLDFLHAQRHLRVVGSGVVSHLSAYSYQTHKLRHTSSMNESVTSLSLSLSGLSGHSTRSPSGQCEPLSLATPAPSANMNRGKRPSRVVIRGRNSQCSTSQGSHVNNNRRSPVAEALRANPIAALRALVTNSGRSHNSTDLDREEVRRLPDGGCGDSLGTTTVSGVPLHSSLQSRRPRGRTSCVTPPRVQALVNESRRHLNARLSVLSVGNEGKGTSPDERYDLAPEVKCCLPTAVGPKGENLLAVNATALGFFAATGCTNGGANPFTPRVCHTSPREARALPSAQFQKGAADPGWGGRVVFLQP